The Bacillota bacterium DNA window AGGGACCCTCACCAGCCATAGAGAAGCGAAAGTCGCGAGCATGCTAGTGACGGTGTCCCCGGCTCCGCGAAGCACTCCAGAGAGCGTGAACATAAGGGCATAGGGAACGTAAGATAGGGCGGCGTATCTCAGATACTCCGCGCCGATGGCAATGACGTCAGCGTTCCTCGTGAAGATCGCGACGAGGTTTGCGCGGCCCGACAGCA harbors:
- a CDS encoding MATE family efflux transporter — translated: LSGRANLVAIFTRNADVIAIGAEYLRYAALSYVPYALMFTLSGVLRGAGDTVTSMLATFASLWLVRVPMAAVLSRLPGLGVKGVWIAIVAGPVSGTMLNFVYYRTGRWKRHVVARRPSPE